The genomic DNA GGGCGCTACGACGGAGCGCTGGCAGGTATGGCATTAAAAAAGGCCAGCCGGTCAAAAAAAAGGGGGCTGCCGGATCGGCAGCCCCCTTGCCTTCAGGTGCTGTGTGTCAGTGTGCTCCGCCGTGCAGGAAGGCGATGATCATCAGGATCAGGAGTCCGATCCCGATGGCAAGGGCGGTGAAACCGAAGCCCTTGATGATGAAGTCATATGCGACGCCACTGGTTTTATGGGCACGGAATGTCTCGGTGATGCCCATTTCCTCGTAACGTTTCCACTGGTCGCCACGCTCCTCGATGAACTCGTGCTTCGACATCTGGCCGTTGAAGATGACGAAGTCCATCGGGAATTTTTCAGGCCGCCCGTGGGTGTTGAAGAAGTGGACGGTGAAGATGAAGCCGGTGGCAAGCAGCGCCTCGTCCGAGTGGACGATGGTGGCTACGTTGAACATCCAGCCCGGGAGGAACAGACCGAAGAACTCGGGGAACCAGAGCATCAGGCCGGAGCCGCCGATGGCGAACATACCCCAGAAGACTGCGATGAAGTCGAATTTCTCCCAGTAGGTCCAGCGTTCGAAGGTCGGCTTCGGACCTTTGAAGAGGAACCAGCGGACCATTCCGGTGACATCCTGGATGTCACGCAGGTTCGGCATGAGCGAATCGGGACCGAAGAGCCGCTGCAGGAAGTTCCCCTTCAGGTCCTTACGGATGAAGAGGAAGTGGATGCTGAGGAAGATGGCTCCCATGAAGTAGACGAAGGTGATGCCCGCACAGTAGCGGTGGATCAGACCCGCGTTCGCAGAGCCGCCAAACCAGCCCATCAGTACCTTTGCCCAGGCCTGATCGCTGAACTTGAGCGGGAGCCCGGTCATAGACAGGCCGAGGAAGCTGATGATAACGAGCAGGTGGAGGAAGATGTGGCGCCTCTGGAAGCGTCGGTACTGCTTGTGCCCGTCGGGAATCGCATGTTCGACGTGCCCTTCTTCCAGGGCGGCCTGCTTCTCACGGTTCTCGACGAAGCCGCGGAACATCCAGAGGAGTGTGTGCAGCCAGAAGACTGCGAAGGTGCCGACCAGCAGGCCTGTCATTGCGATGAATGTATAGAAGAGAATCGGGTACTTCTCACGGTTGCCGTGCTCGCCGTGGGAATAGAACTTTCCGAACAGTGGGGTTGCTTTCGGGTGACACTGACCGCAGGTGTTCACGAGATTGTTCGGATTAACGCTCGAATTCGGATCTTTTGAGGGGAGTACCGAGTGGGCAGTGTGACAGTCGGCACAGCCTGCAACCTTTTCCGGGAATCCGAGACGGTAGTTCTTGCCGTGGTAGCTGTCCATGTAGGTCTTCACGGCGACATTGAAGACGTTGTTGCGAGCCATCATCTTCTCGTCGCTATGGCACTTCATGCAGACCTTGGTGTGGAATTCCCGTACCTCATGAGATTTTCCGTCACCTATCGGCTTTATTTCATGGAGGTTATGGCAGTCGTGGCAGGCGGCGGAGTCCTGATTGCCGGCGGCGACTGCTTTGCCGTGAACGGAGTTGCGATAGACGGCGGCCTTGTCGTGACACTGGATGCACTTCGCAACTGCAATCCGTTTCTCCTTTTTCCAATACCGGTGGGTGTGGATGTCGGTGTGGCAGTCAGCGCACATTACTTCTTTCTGTACGTGAACGCTGTCGTAATGCTCTGCATTTTCCTTCTTGTGGCAACGCTCGCAGTGAACCTTGCCGACCTTTACTTCGCCCCGCATGTGTCTGGCGAGGTCGGTGATCTCCACGTGGCAGCTCGTACAGGCATTCTTGCCATGTACCGAAGCGGCAAAGGCGGCGGCCGAGATCTTGTTGCTGTGGCAGCCGAGACAGGTGGCCGGATCGATGGCCATTCCCTGCTCTGCTGCCACAGGGGCTGCAAGCCCCAGGGCCAGGATCAGCGCGGGGAAGAGGCGGTAGATGGTGTACAGCATACAACTCCTCCTATGTTAGATTTCTGTGTGAAAAAGACGTTCTACTGCCGAAGCAAAGGACGCTCTGTAAACTCATATTATTAATTAAAACATGGCAATGATCGGAGAATAGGGCAGAGTGATCGCAGCGAGAAGCAGAACAAGGTTTTAAAAAATTGCCTGATATATAAACAGAAAAATCCGCGACATACTAATACCGGAACCAATAAAATGCAACACAAAATGTATACTTTTTCAATACACTTGGCTGCTTAAGCCTCATGAGAAAAGGGTAGTTTTAGGAGGAGGCAGTGAAATTTCAGGTGAGGATGATGATGCCTTCTGCTGCCGCGAATTCCAGAAACTCCGCAGCCTCGGCTTTGCCCAGACCGGCTTCGTCGATCAGATTCGCCGCAGGAGTGGTGCCGTTCAGGAGCCGAAGCAGAGTGAAGTAACCATCGTCCAGCGATTCTGTGAATACTTCACCTGCACGGGGGTAGATGGCGGCGCAGGAGCCGAGGGGGGAAAAGCAGTCGGCAAACTCTTCGAGGGCTATGTCCCCTGCTTCGAGCAGGTCGAAAATCTCGAAGTGGAACCGTGCCAGGCGGGTTGAGGGTGCCAGCGCCAAAGGGTGCCGGAGAAGGTCGGTATGCTCCAGCTGCCGGTCGGTCGGAAGCTCGGGGGGGGGAGCCAGCAGGGCTTCGGCATAGTGGTAGTGGTAGTCGATAAGGTCGAGAGCCACAGGTAGAAGGCGGTCGATTCCCGATTCATGATATGACCAGCTGATGAACTCCCGTTGCCCTATCCATATCTGCTGATCGTCAAGGTCGGCCTCCGTAACCTCCTTTCCCTCTCCAGTCGCCCGGTAAAAGTCCCGGAGGAAGGCGGAGGGTGAGCGGCCGAGCGGAGCGAGGACCGAAGCGAACCATGCGACGGCACGGCCGCGGCTGTAGAAGATGTCGCATGCCTTTGCCAGGGCAGCCGCTTCGCTCATTGCTTCAGTCGGGAAGGTTGCCGATTTTTCGAGTATGTATGGTGGACAGTCCGGGTACTCCATTCCGAATCGCTGTGAGTTGCGGGCCAGCTCTGTTCCGGGAAGCACGGCGAGCGGAAATATGTCGAGGTGGTTCGGTCGGAGCCACAGGGCGTAGTCAAGGCTTTTCTCGAATCCTTCCAGGGTGTCTCCGGGAAGCCCGTAGATGAGGTCGAACCCGAAGATTGCTCCCGCTTCATTCAGAAGCCTTACCTTTTCGGTGAACAAGTCCCGGTTGAAGGTACGGTGTACGAGGCGATGAACCTGTGGATCGGCGCTCTGCAGCCCGATCTGGAGAGAACAGGTTATGCCTGCGAACAGCCGGGCCATCTCCGCGTCAAGAAGCTCGCTTCGCACCTCGAAGTGGAAGTGAATGTGGGGGGCCGTCGCCGAGATAAGTTGCAGGATCTCTTTTGCCCTATTCACATCCGTATTGAAGGTGGAATCCAGTACGAATACCTGTGAAACCCGTTTTTCCACGAAAAGACGGAGTTCGGCCGCTACGCGCTCAAGAGGAAAGCGGCGTGCACCCTTTTTCCCCCGATGGTCGAAGCAGAAATCGCAGCTGAAATCGCATCCACGTGAAAGCTGCCAGAGAACTCCCCGGTACTTATCCACATCCAGAGCGCCAGTGAGGAAGGGGGAGGGGAGCGTGTCGAGAAGAGCCGGATCTGCAGTTTCGCCTGTCACTGCAGTGCCATCTTTCCCGCATGCTATCCCTTTTATCCCGGCAGGAGATGAGCCCGCCCGGAGCCTCGCCATCGATGCAACGAAAGGAACTTCGCCTTCTCCGCAAATAACGAAATCCAGGGGGGCTTCGGCAAGGAGCCTCTCGGAGTCTGTCGTCGCTTCGGGGCCTCCTGCGAAGAGCACGATCTCCGGCCGTGTCCGGCGAAGCATTTTGATGAGCTTTACAGAGAGGCTGCGGTTCCAGGAATAGAGAGAGAAACCTACAGCGTCAGGGGCCTCATCCAGGATCTGAGCCATGCACGCATCCGGCTGATCGGTAATGAAGAATTCCTGCAGATGGACGGAGACGCTTTCTGTCAGTTCCTGGTCAGCCATTAGCGCTGCCTTCAGAAAAGCGCCGGCAAGCGGGACTGCTTGAGGGGAGGGTGCGGCATGGATGGAGATGAGGAGAACCTTCACGGGAATCCTTTCATGCCGTGGCGGTGGGGAAGGGAGCATTTCGGGCTACTTCAACGGGCGAACTTTGATTCTGGGAGTGCCCCCTTCGATGACAACCTTGTACTCGACTTTGTCGCACTGATACTTCTTCATGATCTCAGGTTTCTGCTGGGCCACGAGTGTGTCGATGAGCGCCGGGGTGATGTTGTTCACCGGCAGGTTGCACGCCTGACGTGCTTCGATGTACTGCCGGTAAAGGTTATCCGTCTCGGAGGCCGGAGTGGCCTTCTCATCCAGGGCGGCCGCAGGTTTGACGACCCTGTCGGGAGCATGGTGCATTTCCATCTTGAACCGGTCCCGGGAGTATCTTCCTTCCTCTATAAGCGTGTTGATCCGGTTCCAGTACTGCTTGTAGCTGTTGAATCGGGCCGAAATGGAAGTGAACTTGAACTTGAGCATCGTGTTGACGATGGGGGTGCCGGAGTAGCGGCGGACGTAGCGTTCCACCTTTTCCAGCAGCTTGAGGGGTGCACGTTTCTCTATGCCGAGGAAGTACTGCTCGTACCTGATGATCAGCTCATTGAGATCCTTTTCGAACAGTATGATATCTTCTGCAAGTCCCATGCGCGCTCCGGGCAAAACTATAGCAAAAATAGCAGGGTCCAGTAAAGGTTAAAACATGGAATTGCGCTGGCTTAGCGGCGGCTAAACACCTTGACGCTAAGGCCATGTTCCGTTACAGTAGACGGGTTTTGGCGGGCGCAGGTGGTATGATGCGCCTTCAGATTCTGTACAGGAGGATGTATGGCCAATGTTATCGCCATAATTCTGGCTGCCGGCAAGGGTACCAGGATGAAGTCGGACCTCGTGAAGGTGATGCATCCCGTTGGCGGACAACCGATGATTTGCTGGCCGGTCGAAGTGGCGCGTGAGGCGGGGGCGGAAAAGGTTGTCCTGGTCACCGGTCACCAATCCGAAACAGTCAGGGAATTCTTCGCCAATGCTCCCGATATAGTCTTTGCTTTGCAGGAAGAGCAGCTTGGAACCGGACACGCGGTGGCATGCGCCCGTGAGGCCTGTGCCGGATTCGGCGGAACTGTGGTCATTCTTAGC from Geobacter sp. DSM 9736 includes the following:
- a CDS encoding MXAN_5187 C-terminal domain-containing protein, translated to MGLAEDIILFEKDLNELIIRYEQYFLGIEKRAPLKLLEKVERYVRRYSGTPIVNTMLKFKFTSISARFNSYKQYWNRINTLIEEGRYSRDRFKMEMHHAPDRVVKPAAALDEKATPASETDNLYRQYIEARQACNLPVNNITPALIDTLVAQQKPEIMKKYQCDKVEYKVVIEGGTPRIKVRPLK
- a CDS encoding radical SAM protein, whose product is MKVLLISIHAAPSPQAVPLAGAFLKAALMADQELTESVSVHLQEFFITDQPDACMAQILDEAPDAVGFSLYSWNRSLSVKLIKMLRRTRPEIVLFAGGPEATTDSERLLAEAPLDFVICGEGEVPFVASMARLRAGSSPAGIKGIACGKDGTAVTGETADPALLDTLPSPFLTGALDVDKYRGVLWQLSRGCDFSCDFCFDHRGKKGARRFPLERVAAELRLFVEKRVSQVFVLDSTFNTDVNRAKEILQLISATAPHIHFHFEVRSELLDAEMARLFAGITCSLQIGLQSADPQVHRLVHRTFNRDLFTEKVRLLNEAGAIFGFDLIYGLPGDTLEGFEKSLDYALWLRPNHLDIFPLAVLPGTELARNSQRFGMEYPDCPPYILEKSATFPTEAMSEAAALAKACDIFYSRGRAVAWFASVLAPLGRSPSAFLRDFYRATGEGKEVTEADLDDQQIWIGQREFISWSYHESGIDRLLPVALDLIDYHYHYAEALLAPPPELPTDRQLEHTDLLRHPLALAPSTRLARFHFEIFDLLEAGDIALEEFADCFSPLGSCAAIYPRAGEVFTESLDDGYFTLLRLLNGTTPAANLIDEAGLGKAEAAEFLEFAAAEGIIILT
- a CDS encoding cytochrome c3 family protein; this encodes MLYTIYRLFPALILALGLAAPVAAEQGMAIDPATCLGCHSNKISAAAFAASVHGKNACTSCHVEITDLARHMRGEVKVGKVHCERCHKKENAEHYDSVHVQKEVMCADCHTDIHTHRYWKKEKRIAVAKCIQCHDKAAVYRNSVHGKAVAAGNQDSAACHDCHNLHEIKPIGDGKSHEVREFHTKVCMKCHSDEKMMARNNVFNVAVKTYMDSYHGKNYRLGFPEKVAGCADCHTAHSVLPSKDPNSSVNPNNLVNTCGQCHPKATPLFGKFYSHGEHGNREKYPILFYTFIAMTGLLVGTFAVFWLHTLLWMFRGFVENREKQAALEEGHVEHAIPDGHKQYRRFQRRHIFLHLLVIISFLGLSMTGLPLKFSDQAWAKVLMGWFGGSANAGLIHRYCAGITFVYFMGAIFLSIHFLFIRKDLKGNFLQRLFGPDSLMPNLRDIQDVTGMVRWFLFKGPKPTFERWTYWEKFDFIAVFWGMFAIGGSGLMLWFPEFFGLFLPGWMFNVATIVHSDEALLATGFIFTVHFFNTHGRPEKFPMDFVIFNGQMSKHEFIEERGDQWKRYEEMGITETFRAHKTSGVAYDFIIKGFGFTALAIGIGLLILMIIAFLHGGAH